In Paramormyrops kingsleyae isolate MSU_618 chromosome 5, PKINGS_0.4, whole genome shotgun sequence, one DNA window encodes the following:
- the kdelr2b gene encoding ER lumen protein-retaining receptor 2b, which translates to MNIFRLTGDLSHLAAIIILLLKIWKTRSCAGISGKSQILFALVFTTRYLDLLTSFISLYNTVMKVIYIGCAYATVYLIYVKFKATYDGNHDTFRVEFLVVPVGGLSFLVNHDFSPLEILWTFSIYLESVAILPQLFMISKTGEAETITTHYLFFLGLYRALYLINWIWRFYFEGFFDMIAIVAGVVQTILYCDFFYLYVTKVLKGKKLSLPA; encoded by the exons ATGAACATTTTTAGGCTCACCGGGGATCTGTCTCATTTAGCAGCCATTATCATTCTGCTGCTCAAAATATGGAAAACCAGGTCTTGTGCCG GTATTTCTGGGAAAAGCCAGATTCTTTTTGCCTTGGTCTTCACCACCCGTTATCTGGATCTCTTGACATCTTTCATTTCGCTCTACAACACTGTCATGAAG GTCATTTACATTGGTTGCGCATATGCCACGGTTTACTTGATCTACGTCAAGTTCAAGGCCACCTACGATGGTAACCATGACACCTTCAGAGTGGAGTTTCTGGTGGTCCCAGTTGGGGGTCTTTCTTTCTTGGTCAACCATGACTTCTCTCCTCTTGAG ATTCTGTGGACTTTCTCCATTTACCTGGAGTCGGTCGCCATCCTGCCGCAGCTGTTCATGATCAGTAAAACCGGAGAGGCAGAAACCATTACCACGCACTACCTGTTCTTCCTCGGCCTGTACCGCGCTCTCTACCTCATCAACTGGATCTGGCGCTTCTACTTTGAGGGCTTCTTTGACATGATAGCCATTGTGGCCGGTGTGGTCCAGACCATCCTGTATTGCGACTTCTTCTATCTCTATGTAACGAAAG TTCTGAAAGGGAAGAAGCTCAGCTTGCCAGCCTGA